TGGCCTGCCGGGGGGAATCCCCTGAGAGCTACGTGGTCTGCACCTTTGACAACACGGAAAAATTCAGATCGTTCCTTTCGGAGAATGCGCGAACAAAAAGGGTCAGCCTGCTGGGTCTGGGGTACCGCAAAATACTGGCTGAGCTGACGGAGGACGACCTGAGCGACTCTGCCACTCTGAGCTACGGCTGCCGGGCAAAGGATTTGAATCAGGCAGGGGCAGCGTGGGTGATCGTCTACCCGAAGATCGTGTTGTTCCAGCGACATTTGGCGCCAGAGGCGGCTCCACATTTTCACCTGTTGCTGGGCCAGAGCCGCGCCTGTCTTCTGGCCTTTCCTCGGGGTTGACCGGCTCCTGCACCTTCAGCAATCCCTGAGCAAAAGCACCCGCAGACGCGCGCAGCCTGTACCCTCTAGGCATGACGCGGAACCTGTGGCTGAGGTGGCTGCTGAGCGGCCTGACGGTGCTGACCCTGGCGGCCTGTGCGCCCGGTGGCGAGGCAGACGACGACGATAACGGCACCGTGACTGAGCAGAGCGACGACGATTGACCCCTCTCCCCGGCCAGAGCGCCGGGGTTTTTCATGCTGGAGTTGCAGCCCACGAGACCCCCGGTTCAGTTCAGGCTGTCGGGGTGGCGCCCCTGAACGCGGTCTTCCCTGGACAGGGCCACCCAGTCCTCGTAGGCCAGCGCGGGCAGCAGGGCAAAGCTGCCCAGGAACAGTGAGGCCACGGCGCCGGGTACACGCGCACGGGTCTGCCCGGTCAGAGCCAGAAACAGGGCGCCCAGGGTAGACAGCGCGCCAATGTCCATGAACATCACCCGGGCGAAGGGGCTGCGCTGCAGCGTTTGCCGTGTTCCCAGGTCGCCAGGACGGCGGCGGCCCACGGCGGCCGTGAGCACCAGCAGGAGCCACAAGCTCAGGTACAGGCGCAGCCGGGCAGGCGAGGGCGAACGGTACTCATCCAGGGGCATGGCCCAGCGTACCCCGGTGGCGCGGTAGGCTGGGGCAGAGATTTCATGCCCGTGTTCCTGCCCCAGCCCAGAGGAGGCCCTGTCTGAGCGCCCAGCGGCCCGCCACCCTGATCTACAACCCGCGTGCGGGCAGCAGCCACCGTGCGCCGCCGGGGGCCCTGTGTCAGGCGCTCCATGACGCGGCGTTTGCCGTCACCCTGCATGTCACTGCCCACCCGGAGCTGCTGGGCCCGCTGCTCGCCCAGACCAGTGGCACCATCTTTCTGGCCGGGGGCGACGGCACCCTGCGGGCCGGGGCGCTGCATCTGCTGGGGCGCCCGGACGTTACGCTGGGGGTGTTGCCTATGGGCACCGCCAACAACGTGGCCCGCGCCCTGAACGTACAGGGCGACCCGCTGGCCGCCGCGCGGCGCTTCGGGCAGGCCCGGCCCAGCCCCTTCGATGTGGGGCGCATCCGGGGGTCCTGGGGCGAGGATTATTTTCTGGAAGCCTGTGGCTGCGGCCTGTTCGCGGACATTCTGGACGATTACGGGCCCCATCTGGCCAAGAGCCCGGTGCGCGCCCTGGGGTCGGCCCTGGAAGCCTTTGCCATGCACCAGCCGCTGGGCCTGCACGTAACGGTGGATGGCCGCCCGGTGCCCAGTCCGCCCGTGGCCGTGCTGGAGGTCATGAACACCCCCAGCACCGGCAACGGCCTGCACCTGGCGCCGCACGCCCGGGTGGATGACGGCCTGCTGAACCTGGTGCGGGTGGACGGCCTGCGCCGGGCCCCCATGCTCACCTACGCCCACGCCCTGCGCCGGGGCACCTTTCACCAGCTGCCCAGCGTGCATTCGGCACCCGGGCGCCGCTTCGTGATTGCCGACCAGGGGCAGGTGTGGCACCTGGACACAGAACTCCGCCGGAGCGCAGTGCCCGGCGGAGTGGTGGAGGTGGAGGTGGTCCCCGGGGCGCTGCGGCTGCTGCGCGCCCCGGATCAAGCTGGGTGAAAGCCAGCCTCTACCCGCACTTGCTGTAGCCGCAGGCCTGGCACTTCAGGCAACCTTCCTCGCGGATCACGGCCTTTTCCTCGCACACCGGGCAGCGTTCGCGGGCCATGCCGTCCACGCTGACGCCGGCGGGCGCCGGGCTTGGGGCCACGGCGTCGGTGCTGCCACCGGCCAGGGGCGGCAACTGCGCCCCCTCCATATCCTTCTGGAAGGTTTCCAGGGCCACGGCGATCAGGTCGGCCTTGCTGCCCACGAGGCGGCCGTTGTAGCTGCCGTACAGGCCGCCGTTGATGCCACGCAGAGTCTTGATGATGGCCTGGGCAGGGACACCGTGCTGCAGGGCAATGGACACCACGCGGCCCAGCGCCTCGCTGTCGGCGTTGGCCTCGTCGCCTGCGCGGCCGGAAATGACCATGACCTCCACGGGTTTGCCGTTCAGCTGGTTCACCGTGACCAGGAACGACCGGCGGTGCCCGCTGGTGGGGTCGGTGAGTTTGACCATATCGGTGATGCCGCTCAGGCGGGTGGGGCGCTCGTACTGGGGTTTGCTGGGCATGGCGCTCCTGGCGGCCGGGGCGGGGACAGCAGGCAGCGCGAGGGCCGGGGCAGCGGGCGCTGGGGTCTCGCCCTGCTCGCCCATCACCTCGGCGGCGGCCTGGGCGGGTTGCTCGGTGCTCTCCTTCTTTTTCTTGCTGGTAGACAGCACCTGAAACTGCCGTGAGCCGTCGCGGTACACCGTGATGCCCTTGCAGCCGGTGGTGTACGCCTCGCTGTAGGCGTCCTGCACGTCCTGCACTGTGGCCTCGTTGGGCAGGTTGATGGTCTTGGACAGGCTGTTGGCCGCGTAGCCTTCGGCGTCAAAGGCGCGCTGCACGGCCCCCTGCATCCGCACATGGTCTGCGGGTTTGATGTCGTGGGCGCACACGAACACCTGCTGCAGGGCTTCGGGGATAAAGGGCAGGCCCACCACCGAGCCGTGGTTCTCGCTGACCGCCTCGGTTACCTTGTCCCAGTCCCATCCCGGGCGCGTCTCGTTCCCGGCGCCGTTGCCGTCCTTGCCCATGCCCTGGGGGGCGGGGTAGGTTTCAAGCAGTTCCACGAACAGCGGGGCCAGCAGCGCGCGGTACTCGCTGCCGATCTTGCGCCAGATAAAGGGGCTGAAGATGGGCTCGATGCCGCTGCTCACACCCATCAGCATGGAGGTGGTGCCGGTGGGGGCCACGGTCAGCACCGCCACGTTGCGCCGGGGGGCGTGGGGAATCTGGCCCTCGTGACGGGTATAGACGGGGTAGATGCCGCGCTCCTGGCCCAGGCGCTCGCTCTCGGCCACCGCTTCCTCGCGCAGGGCACTCATGATGTCGTAAATGGTGTCGCGGCCCGCCTCGCTGTCGTAGCGCAGGCCCAGCTTGATCAGGGCGTCGGCCAGGCCCATCACGCCCAGGCCCAGGCGGCGCAGGTCCTGACTGGCCACCCGGTTGTCTTCCAGGGCGAACACGTTCACGTCCAGCACGTCGTCCAGAAAGCGCACGCAGGTGCGGACATCGGCACGGAAGGTGGCGTAGTCAAAGGCGCTGCCCTTCACGTACGCCGCGAGGTTGATGGCGCCCAGATCGCAGGGCTCGCCCACCGTGAGGGGGATCTCGCCGCAGTTGTGTGCCTTGATGCCGTTGGCGTCAAAGGCATGCACCTGCTGGACGGTTACGTCGTACACCGCTTCCTCGCCATCGGGCTGAATGCTCACGATTTCATCGCTGAAGCGTTCGCGGTTGAGGTTACGTGTGTAGGTGCTCAGTGCTTGGGCCAGGCGCCCGGCCTTGTGTGCGTCGCGGAAGTTCACGACCTGCATGAAGGTGCGCAGGTTGCTGCCACTGATCACCAGCTCGTGCTGGGCGCGCGTGGCGTACTCGGCATGCCCGCCCTGCCCGTCAGGAAGGAGCTTCAGGCCCTCGGGGCGCCGCTCGGGGTAGAGGGTGCTCAGGATGCCCAGGCGTGCCAGCATGCGCTGGGCCCGCTTCAAGAGCGGCAGATCAGACTGGGCCAGACGAACGCTCACGCCCTTGCGCTGGTCACCCTGGACGCTGCCGTCTGCGTCAAAAAGGCCCTGGAGCACGCCGCGGTACAGTTCATAGCCGCCTTGTTCGATCTGGTCGGTCAAGGTCTTGTGGCCGGGGGTCACACCGTACCGGGCGGCCAATTCGGCCAGGGCCTCGCTGCTGAGGCGCACCCGCGCGCGGACCTCGTCGTTGCTGCGCCACAGCTTCTTGACCGCACCCATTTTGGCCAGCAGTTCCTGTGCGGCGTCCGCCATGACGTGACGGGTCTCACCCCAGAACCCCAGGGCCGCCATGGGCCGGGCCTTGTCGGTCTGGAAGGTGCCGTCTCCAATCAGATTGCCCAGCAGCCAGCCCTCGCTGCGGTTGCCCACCCCCGCCCATGGGGTCACGTCCCGGTGGTCACTGAGCATGATGCGGTCCCCAGGCACGAGGGTGCCTGTTTCCACCCAGGCGGTGTCCTGCACGTCGCGTGTCTGGCTCACCACTTTCAGCAGCTGGTGGTTGTCGGTCAGCCGCAGTTCGTAGCCACGGCGCGTGGTGACCCTGAGCACGGGTTTGACCCCGGTCAACCAGAAGCCGCCCTGCGCGCTGTACGACTGACCGTCGACCACAGCGCAGAAGTCCTTGCCAATCAGTTGGCTCACCTGCCGTGCACCCATGGCGGTGCTGACCCAGGTGTCGGCGGTCACGCAGGGATTCGTGCTGCGGATCTGGTAGCGCTCGCCCAGGTTCTTCAGCGCCGAATATTCGTTGATGCGGTCCACGAAGATCAGCCCCGGCTCACCCGTGCTCCAGGCATGCTGGGCAATCTGGTCCCACAACCAGCGCGCGGGAATGCCGCTCTGGCCTTTTTTCAGGGCGTAGACCGGCACGCCCTGGGCGTCGTCCTCTGCGCGCACGGGCAGTTCGGGCCACTCGCCTTTAAAGGCCCCGGTCTGCGGCGCGAGGTAATACTTGCCCGGCACTTCCTGCGCCTGCACCGGCCACAGGCCGCCCTGCTGCA
This DNA window, taken from Deinococcus arcticus, encodes the following:
- a CDS encoding diacylglycerol/lipid kinase family protein — translated: MYNPRAGSSHRAPPGALCQALHDAAFAVTLHVTAHPELLGPLLAQTSGTIFLAGGDGTLRAGALHLLGRPDVTLGVLPMGTANNVARALNVQGDPLAAARRFGQARPSPFDVGRIRGSWGEDYFLEACGCGLFADILDDYGPHLAKSPVRALGSALEAFAMHQPLGLHVTVDGRPVPSPPVAVLEVMNTPSTGNGLHLAPHARVDDGLLNLVRVDGLRRAPMLTYAHALRRGTFHQLPSVHSAPGRRFVIADQGQVWHLDTELRRSAVPGGVVEVEVVPGALRLLRAPDQAG
- a CDS encoding LAGLIDADG family homing endonuclease; the protein is MTIPTAPTLTNFDENAHHIAKRQYLQAGDGDLGGMFRRIATWVAGAEAPEARAHWAQQYFDLMAEKKFCPGGRVLAGAGTAHGNVLNCFVQGATEHAPSSFEGVMEVARKLALVTKVGGGNGVNLDVYTPRAQGSRPDAGVRGWAYMSAAHADVTDFIEGLMRPPTQPDGDKQPVAVRNWTRVVYGQVIRPEIVALARANGVAVVAALPEGVQTVPDDMGGIIDAARKVADDAKLGLEPRIDLSTMRPEGAPIRGSGGTSSGPVSFLLEIFDNFLEWANRGAETSGPVNTLRFVYSPVLRVVRQGGTRRGAGMATISIGHPDVLDFLTAKDLDREAAEGDISTFNISILVSTAFWDTLQQGGLWPVQAQEVPGKYYLAPQTGAFKGEWPELPVRAEDDAQGVPVYALKKGQSGIPARWLWDQIAQHAWSTGEPGLIFVDRINEYSALKNLGERYQIRSTNPCVTADTWVSTAMGARQVSQLIGKDFCAVVDGQSYSAQGGFWLTGVKPVLRVTTRRGYELRLTDNHQLLKVVSQTRDVQDTAWVETGTLVPGDRIMLSDHRDVTPWAGVGNRSEGWLLGNLIGDGTFQTDKARPMAALGFWGETRHVMADAAQELLAKMGAVKKLWRSNDEVRARVRLSSEALAELAARYGVTPGHKTLTDQIEQGGYELYRGVLQGLFDADGSVQGDQRKGVSVRLAQSDLPLLKRAQRMLARLGILSTLYPERRPEGLKLLPDGQGGHAEYATRAQHELVISGSNLRTFMQVVNFRDAHKAGRLAQALSTYTRNLNRERFSDEIVSIQPDGEEAVYDVTVQQVHAFDANGIKAHNCGEIPLTVGEPCDLGAINLAAYVKGSAFDYATFRADVRTCVRFLDDVLDVNVFALEDNRVASQDLRRLGLGVMGLADALIKLGLRYDSEAGRDTIYDIMSALREEAVAESERLGQERGIYPVYTRHEGQIPHAPRRNVAVLTVAPTGTTSMLMGVSSGIEPIFSPFIWRKIGSEYRALLAPLFVELLETYPAPQGMGKDGNGAGNETRPGWDWDKVTEAVSENHGSVVGLPFIPEALQQVFVCAHDIKPADHVRMQGAVQRAFDAEGYAANSLSKTINLPNEATVQDVQDAYSEAYTTGCKGITVYRDGSRQFQVLSTSKKKKESTEQPAQAAAEVMGEQGETPAPAAPALALPAVPAPAARSAMPSKPQYERPTRLSGITDMVKLTDPTSGHRRSFLVTVNQLNGKPVEVMVISGRAGDEANADSEALGRVVSIALQHGVPAQAIIKTLRGINGGLYGSYNGRLVGSKADLIAVALETFQKDMEGAQLPPLAGGSTDAVAPSPAPAGVSVDGMARERCPVCEEKAVIREEGCLKCQACGYSKCG